The following are encoded in a window of Balaenoptera ricei isolate mBalRic1 chromosome 1, mBalRic1.hap2, whole genome shotgun sequence genomic DNA:
- the FAAH gene encoding fatty-acid amide hydrolase 1 isoform X3, with amino-acid sequence MCRAISKENPDLDSEALLALPLPQLVQKLHGGELSPEASLFTYLGKAWEVNKGTNCVTTYLADCETQLCQVPRQGLLYGVPVSLKECFSYKGQDSTLGLSLNEGAPAECDSVVVQVLKRQGALPFVYTNVPQSMFSYDCGNPLFGQTVNPWKSSKSPGGSSGGEGALIAAGGSPLGLGTDIGGSIRFPSAFCGICGLKPTGNRISKSGLKGCVYGQVAVQLSVGPMARDVESLALCLRALLCEDMFHLDPTVPPLPFREEVYTSSQPLRVGYYETDNYTMPTPAMTRALLETKKRLEAAGHTSLQLVPFLPSNIPHALETLSTGGLFSDGGKSFLQNFKGDFVDPCLGDLISILRLPRWLKGLLAFMLRPLLPRLSAFLNSMKSRSAGKLWELHHEIEVYRHSVIAQWRAVELDVLLTPMLGPALDLNGPGKATGAVSYTLLYNCLDFPAGVVPVTTVTAEDEAQMEHYKGYFGDIWDKTLQKAVKKSVGLPVAVQCVALPWQEELCLRFMREVERLMAPERQPC; translated from the exons ATGTGCCGAGCAATCAGCAAAGAG AACCCTGACCTGGACTCGGAGGCACTGCTGGCCCTACCTCTGCCTCAACTGGTACAGAAACTACACGGTGGGGAGCTGTCTCCGGAGGCTTCACTCTTCACCTACTTGGGAAAG GCCTGGGAAGTGAACAAAGGGACTAACTGTGTGACTACCTACCTGGCAGACTGTGAGACTCAGCTGTGCCAGGTCCCAAGGCAGGGCCTGCTCTACGGCGTCCCTGTGAGCCTCAAGGAGTGCTTCAGCTACAAG GGCCAGGACTCGACACTGGGCTTGAGCCTGAACGAGGGGGCGCCAGCAGAGTGTGACAGCGTGGTGGTGCAGGTGCTGAAGCGGCAGGGAGCCTTGCCCTTCGTGTACACCAATGTCCCCCAGTCCATGTTCAG CTATGACTGTGGTAACCCCCTCTTTGGCCAGACCGTGAACCCGTGGAAGTCTTCCAAGAGCCCAGGTGGCTCCTCAGGGGGTGAGGGGGCCCTCATTGCGGCTGGGGGCTCCCCACTGGGCTTAGGCACCGACATCGGAGGAAGCATCCGCTttccctctgccttctgtggCATCTGCGGCCTCAAACCCACAGGGAACCGCATCAG CAAGAGTGGCCTGAAGGGCTGTGTCTATGGACAGGTAGCAG TACAGCTCTCAGTCGGCCCCATGGCCCGGGACGTGGAGAGCCTGGCGCTCTGCCTGCGAGCGCTGCTGTGTGAGGACATGTTCCACCTGGACCCCACCGTACCCCCCTTGCCCTTCAGGGAGGAG GTCTACACAAGCTCTCAGCCCCTGCGTGTGGGGTATTATGAGACTGACAACTATACCATGCCCACCCCGGCCATGACACGGGCCCTGCTGGAGACCAAGAAGAGACTCGAAGCTGCTGGCCACACG TCCCTGCAGCTGGTTCCCTTCCTGCCAAGCAACATACCCCATGCTCTGGAGACCCTGTCGACGGGTGGGCTGTTCAGTGACGGTGGCAAGAGCTTCCTACAGAACTT CAAAGGTGATTTCGTGGACCCCTGCTTGGGAGACCTGATCTCAATTCTGAGGCTGCCCAGATGGCTTAAAGGACTGCTGGCTTTCATGCTGAGGCCTCTG CTCCCAAGGTTGTCAGCCTTTCTCAACAGCATGAAATCTCG GTCAGCTGGAAAGCTCTGGGAACTGCACCACGAGATTGAG GTGTACCGTCACTCTGTGATTGCCCAGTGGAGAGCAGTGGAGCTGGATGTGCTGCTCACCCCCATGCTGGGCCCTGCTCTAGACTTGAATGGCCCAGGCAAGGCCACAG GGGCCGTCAGCTATACTCTGCTCTACAACTGCCTGGACTTCCCTGCGGGGGTAGTGCCTGTCACCACGGTGACCGCCGAGGACGAGGCCCAGATGGAGCATTACAAGGGCTACTTTGGGGATATCTGGGACAAGACGCTGCAGAAG gccGTGAAGAAGAGCGTGGGCCTGCCTGTGGCTGTGCAGTGCGTGGCTCTGCCCTGGCAGGAAGAGCTGTGTCTGCGGTTCATGCGGGAGGTGGAGCGACTGATGGCCCCTGAGAGGCAGCCATGCTGA
- the FAAH gene encoding fatty-acid amide hydrolase 1 isoform X1, with product MVLDELWAALSGPSGATLACFLVAAALALHWSSHRTARGAAARARQRQQAALETMDKAAQRFRLQNPDLDSEALLALPLPQLVQKLHGGELSPEASLFTYLGKAWEVNKGTNCVTTYLADCETQLCQVPRQGLLYGVPVSLKECFSYKGQDSTLGLSLNEGAPAECDSVVVQVLKRQGALPFVYTNVPQSMFSYDCGNPLFGQTVNPWKSSKSPGGSSGGEGALIAAGGSPLGLGTDIGGSIRFPSAFCGICGLKPTGNRISKSGLKGCVYGQVAVQLSVGPMARDVESLALCLRALLCEDMFHLDPTVPPLPFREEVYTSSQPLRVGYYETDNYTMPTPAMTRALLETKKRLEAAGHTSLQLVPFLPSNIPHALETLSTGGLFSDGGKSFLQNFKGDFVDPCLGDLISILRLPRWLKGLLAFMLRPLLPRLSAFLNSMKSRSAGKLWELHHEIEVYRHSVIAQWRAVELDVLLTPMLGPALDLNGPGKATGAVSYTLLYNCLDFPAGVVPVTTVTAEDEAQMEHYKGYFGDIWDKTLQKAVKKSVGLPVAVQCVALPWQEELCLRFMREVERLMAPERQPC from the exons ATGGTGCTGGATGAACTCTGGGCCGCGCTCTCCGGGCCCTCCGGGGCTACCCTGGCttgcttcttggtggcggcggcCTTGGCCCTGCACTGGTCCAGTCACCGGACGGCGCGGGGCGCGGCGGCCCGGGCACGACAGAGGCAGCAAGCGGCCCTGGAGACCATGGACAAGGCGGCGCAGCGCTTCCGTCTCCAG AACCCTGACCTGGACTCGGAGGCACTGCTGGCCCTACCTCTGCCTCAACTGGTACAGAAACTACACGGTGGGGAGCTGTCTCCGGAGGCTTCACTCTTCACCTACTTGGGAAAG GCCTGGGAAGTGAACAAAGGGACTAACTGTGTGACTACCTACCTGGCAGACTGTGAGACTCAGCTGTGCCAGGTCCCAAGGCAGGGCCTGCTCTACGGCGTCCCTGTGAGCCTCAAGGAGTGCTTCAGCTACAAG GGCCAGGACTCGACACTGGGCTTGAGCCTGAACGAGGGGGCGCCAGCAGAGTGTGACAGCGTGGTGGTGCAGGTGCTGAAGCGGCAGGGAGCCTTGCCCTTCGTGTACACCAATGTCCCCCAGTCCATGTTCAG CTATGACTGTGGTAACCCCCTCTTTGGCCAGACCGTGAACCCGTGGAAGTCTTCCAAGAGCCCAGGTGGCTCCTCAGGGGGTGAGGGGGCCCTCATTGCGGCTGGGGGCTCCCCACTGGGCTTAGGCACCGACATCGGAGGAAGCATCCGCTttccctctgccttctgtggCATCTGCGGCCTCAAACCCACAGGGAACCGCATCAG CAAGAGTGGCCTGAAGGGCTGTGTCTATGGACAGGTAGCAG TACAGCTCTCAGTCGGCCCCATGGCCCGGGACGTGGAGAGCCTGGCGCTCTGCCTGCGAGCGCTGCTGTGTGAGGACATGTTCCACCTGGACCCCACCGTACCCCCCTTGCCCTTCAGGGAGGAG GTCTACACAAGCTCTCAGCCCCTGCGTGTGGGGTATTATGAGACTGACAACTATACCATGCCCACCCCGGCCATGACACGGGCCCTGCTGGAGACCAAGAAGAGACTCGAAGCTGCTGGCCACACG TCCCTGCAGCTGGTTCCCTTCCTGCCAAGCAACATACCCCATGCTCTGGAGACCCTGTCGACGGGTGGGCTGTTCAGTGACGGTGGCAAGAGCTTCCTACAGAACTT CAAAGGTGATTTCGTGGACCCCTGCTTGGGAGACCTGATCTCAATTCTGAGGCTGCCCAGATGGCTTAAAGGACTGCTGGCTTTCATGCTGAGGCCTCTG CTCCCAAGGTTGTCAGCCTTTCTCAACAGCATGAAATCTCG GTCAGCTGGAAAGCTCTGGGAACTGCACCACGAGATTGAG GTGTACCGTCACTCTGTGATTGCCCAGTGGAGAGCAGTGGAGCTGGATGTGCTGCTCACCCCCATGCTGGGCCCTGCTCTAGACTTGAATGGCCCAGGCAAGGCCACAG GGGCCGTCAGCTATACTCTGCTCTACAACTGCCTGGACTTCCCTGCGGGGGTAGTGCCTGTCACCACGGTGACCGCCGAGGACGAGGCCCAGATGGAGCATTACAAGGGCTACTTTGGGGATATCTGGGACAAGACGCTGCAGAAG gccGTGAAGAAGAGCGTGGGCCTGCCTGTGGCTGTGCAGTGCGTGGCTCTGCCCTGGCAGGAAGAGCTGTGTCTGCGGTTCATGCGGGAGGTGGAGCGACTGATGGCCCCTGAGAGGCAGCCATGCTGA
- the FAAH gene encoding fatty-acid amide hydrolase 1 isoform X2, which translates to MVLDELWAALSGPSGATLACFLVAAALALHWSSHRTARGAAARARQRQQAALETMDKAAQRFRLQNPDLDSEALLALPLPQLVQKLHGGELSPEASLFTYLGKAWEVNKGTNCVTTYLADCETQLCQVPRQGLLYGVPVSLKECFSYKGQDSTLGLSLNEGAPAECDSVVVQVLKRQGALPFVYTNVPQSMFSYDCGNPLFGQTVNPWKSSKSPGGSSGGEGALIAAGGSPLGLGTDIGGSIRFPSAFCGICGLKPTGNRISKSGLKGCVYGQVAVQLSVGPMARDVESLALCLRALLCEDMFHLDPTVPPLPFREEVYTSSQPLRVGYYETDNYTMPTPAMTRALLETKKRLEAAGHTLVPFLPSNIPHALETLSTGGLFSDGGKSFLQNFKGDFVDPCLGDLISILRLPRWLKGLLAFMLRPLLPRLSAFLNSMKSRSAGKLWELHHEIEVYRHSVIAQWRAVELDVLLTPMLGPALDLNGPGKATGAVSYTLLYNCLDFPAGVVPVTTVTAEDEAQMEHYKGYFGDIWDKTLQKAVKKSVGLPVAVQCVALPWQEELCLRFMREVERLMAPERQPC; encoded by the exons ATGGTGCTGGATGAACTCTGGGCCGCGCTCTCCGGGCCCTCCGGGGCTACCCTGGCttgcttcttggtggcggcggcCTTGGCCCTGCACTGGTCCAGTCACCGGACGGCGCGGGGCGCGGCGGCCCGGGCACGACAGAGGCAGCAAGCGGCCCTGGAGACCATGGACAAGGCGGCGCAGCGCTTCCGTCTCCAG AACCCTGACCTGGACTCGGAGGCACTGCTGGCCCTACCTCTGCCTCAACTGGTACAGAAACTACACGGTGGGGAGCTGTCTCCGGAGGCTTCACTCTTCACCTACTTGGGAAAG GCCTGGGAAGTGAACAAAGGGACTAACTGTGTGACTACCTACCTGGCAGACTGTGAGACTCAGCTGTGCCAGGTCCCAAGGCAGGGCCTGCTCTACGGCGTCCCTGTGAGCCTCAAGGAGTGCTTCAGCTACAAG GGCCAGGACTCGACACTGGGCTTGAGCCTGAACGAGGGGGCGCCAGCAGAGTGTGACAGCGTGGTGGTGCAGGTGCTGAAGCGGCAGGGAGCCTTGCCCTTCGTGTACACCAATGTCCCCCAGTCCATGTTCAG CTATGACTGTGGTAACCCCCTCTTTGGCCAGACCGTGAACCCGTGGAAGTCTTCCAAGAGCCCAGGTGGCTCCTCAGGGGGTGAGGGGGCCCTCATTGCGGCTGGGGGCTCCCCACTGGGCTTAGGCACCGACATCGGAGGAAGCATCCGCTttccctctgccttctgtggCATCTGCGGCCTCAAACCCACAGGGAACCGCATCAG CAAGAGTGGCCTGAAGGGCTGTGTCTATGGACAGGTAGCAG TACAGCTCTCAGTCGGCCCCATGGCCCGGGACGTGGAGAGCCTGGCGCTCTGCCTGCGAGCGCTGCTGTGTGAGGACATGTTCCACCTGGACCCCACCGTACCCCCCTTGCCCTTCAGGGAGGAG GTCTACACAAGCTCTCAGCCCCTGCGTGTGGGGTATTATGAGACTGACAACTATACCATGCCCACCCCGGCCATGACACGGGCCCTGCTGGAGACCAAGAAGAGACTCGAAGCTGCTGGCCACACG CTGGTTCCCTTCCTGCCAAGCAACATACCCCATGCTCTGGAGACCCTGTCGACGGGTGGGCTGTTCAGTGACGGTGGCAAGAGCTTCCTACAGAACTT CAAAGGTGATTTCGTGGACCCCTGCTTGGGAGACCTGATCTCAATTCTGAGGCTGCCCAGATGGCTTAAAGGACTGCTGGCTTTCATGCTGAGGCCTCTG CTCCCAAGGTTGTCAGCCTTTCTCAACAGCATGAAATCTCG GTCAGCTGGAAAGCTCTGGGAACTGCACCACGAGATTGAG GTGTACCGTCACTCTGTGATTGCCCAGTGGAGAGCAGTGGAGCTGGATGTGCTGCTCACCCCCATGCTGGGCCCTGCTCTAGACTTGAATGGCCCAGGCAAGGCCACAG GGGCCGTCAGCTATACTCTGCTCTACAACTGCCTGGACTTCCCTGCGGGGGTAGTGCCTGTCACCACGGTGACCGCCGAGGACGAGGCCCAGATGGAGCATTACAAGGGCTACTTTGGGGATATCTGGGACAAGACGCTGCAGAAG gccGTGAAGAAGAGCGTGGGCCTGCCTGTGGCTGTGCAGTGCGTGGCTCTGCCCTGGCAGGAAGAGCTGTGTCTGCGGTTCATGCGGGAGGTGGAGCGACTGATGGCCCCTGAGAGGCAGCCATGCTGA